A section of the Agromyces aurantiacus genome encodes:
- a CDS encoding ATP-dependent Clp protease ATP-binding subunit has protein sequence MPDNFNEAGASSFDEFLARYLAGEQARQARSIDLSRFLTSRTQSILQRAGRFALERGQTELDALHILRVIVEDESVAQAITRVGASPERIITATEARLPAASDTADVNSAMITPSASRALFHAYQVARSSGSTYIDPEHVFFALVLGQDAPAGQVLQRAGVTAEALAQSIGADVATEASVEGDGSRYGAGAPTRPTDESATPMLDKFAMDLTERAMNGELDLVIGRADEIEQTIEILSRRTKNNPVLIGEAGVGKTAIVEGLARAIVEENVPEALLGKRVVALDLPGMLAGTRYRGDFEERLTKTMEEIAEHRGELIVFIDEVHTVVGAGGAGEGGMDAGNILKPRLARGELHLVGATTLKEYRTIEKDPALERRFQPVRVGEPSIEDSVLILQGLRPAYEEHHGVTYTDDALRAAVELSARYLTDRVLPDKAIDLIDQAGARLRLKLGVKVDVSALISRLADLEADKNAAVRAEHYEEASRIRDEISKVQERLDEATEKAAAQGRAVASASMSDDTTAASTTVDEPQIAAVISRATGIPVNRVTEGERERLANLEGELHARVIGQDDAVTAVARSVRRNRTGMGDARRPVGSFLFLGPTGVGKTELARALASSLFDDEGAIIRFDMSEFGERHTVSRLVGAPPGYVGYDEAGQLTERVRRNPYSIVLFDEIEKAHPDVFNLLLQVLDDGRLTDGQGRTVDFRNTVVIMTSNLGSEFLASRSGALGFVASTDGSGFSSADDVRNRVMGKVREAMRPEFLNRIDEIVLFQKLSSSEITQIVRLMLGATSARLAAREIGFEVTDAAVALLAERGYEPEYGARPLRRLIQREIDDRIADLLVTGALGDGEAVQVDAADGEFVVASVPNATVSLADAA, from the coding sequence GTGCCCGACAACTTCAACGAGGCCGGCGCGAGCTCGTTCGACGAGTTCCTCGCCCGCTACCTCGCGGGTGAGCAGGCCAGGCAGGCGCGGTCGATCGACCTCAGCCGGTTCCTGACCTCGCGCACCCAGAGCATCCTGCAGCGCGCCGGACGCTTCGCGCTCGAGCGCGGGCAGACCGAGCTCGATGCACTGCACATTCTGCGCGTCATCGTCGAGGACGAGTCCGTCGCGCAGGCGATCACGCGCGTCGGCGCGAGCCCCGAGCGCATCATCACGGCGACCGAGGCGCGGCTGCCCGCGGCATCCGACACCGCCGACGTCAACTCGGCCATGATCACGCCGAGCGCGAGTCGCGCGCTGTTCCACGCGTACCAGGTCGCACGCTCGAGCGGGTCGACGTACATCGACCCCGAGCACGTGTTCTTCGCGCTCGTGCTGGGGCAGGATGCGCCTGCGGGGCAGGTGCTGCAGCGTGCGGGTGTGACCGCCGAGGCGCTGGCGCAGAGCATCGGCGCGGATGTCGCCACCGAGGCGTCCGTTGAGGGTGACGGGTCTCGATACGGCGCTGGCGCGCCTACTCGACCCACGGACGAGAGCGCCACCCCCATGCTCGACAAGTTCGCCATGGACCTCACCGAGCGCGCCATGAACGGCGAGCTCGACCTCGTGATCGGCCGCGCCGACGAGATCGAGCAGACCATCGAGATCCTCAGCCGCCGCACGAAGAACAACCCCGTGCTGATCGGCGAGGCCGGCGTCGGCAAGACCGCGATCGTCGAGGGCCTGGCCCGCGCGATCGTCGAGGAGAACGTGCCCGAGGCGCTGCTCGGCAAGCGGGTCGTCGCCCTCGACCTGCCCGGCATGCTCGCCGGCACGCGCTACCGCGGCGACTTCGAGGAGCGCCTCACCAAGACGATGGAGGAGATCGCCGAGCACCGGGGCGAGCTCATCGTGTTCATCGACGAGGTGCACACGGTCGTCGGCGCCGGTGGTGCCGGTGAGGGCGGCATGGACGCGGGCAACATCCTGAAGCCCCGCCTCGCCCGCGGCGAGCTGCACCTCGTGGGTGCGACCACGCTCAAGGAGTACCGCACCATCGAGAAGGACCCCGCGCTCGAGCGCCGGTTCCAGCCGGTTCGCGTGGGGGAGCCCTCGATCGAGGACTCCGTGCTCATCCTGCAGGGCCTGCGCCCCGCGTACGAGGAGCACCACGGCGTCACCTACACCGACGACGCCCTGCGCGCCGCCGTCGAGCTCAGCGCCCGGTACCTCACCGACCGCGTGCTGCCCGACAAGGCCATCGACCTCATCGACCAGGCCGGCGCGCGCCTGCGCCTCAAGCTGGGCGTGAAGGTGGACGTCTCCGCGCTGATCTCGCGGTTGGCCGACCTGGAGGCCGACAAGAACGCGGCCGTCCGCGCCGAGCACTACGAGGAGGCCTCGCGGATCCGCGACGAGATCTCGAAGGTGCAGGAGCGACTCGACGAGGCGACCGAGAAGGCGGCCGCGCAGGGCCGTGCCGTGGCATCCGCTTCGATGTCGGATGACACGACCGCTGCCTCGACGACCGTCGACGAGCCGCAGATCGCCGCCGTGATCTCGCGAGCCACCGGCATCCCGGTCAATCGGGTTACCGAGGGCGAGCGCGAGCGCCTCGCGAACCTCGAGGGCGAGCTGCACGCCCGGGTCATCGGGCAGGATGACGCGGTCACCGCTGTCGCCCGCTCGGTGCGCCGCAACCGCACCGGCATGGGCGACGCGCGCCGGCCCGTGGGGTCGTTCCTGTTCCTCGGGCCGACCGGCGTCGGCAAGACCGAGCTGGCGCGGGCGCTGGCGTCGTCGCTGTTCGACGACGAGGGCGCGATCATCCGCTTCGACATGAGCGAGTTCGGCGAGCGGCACACCGTGTCGCGACTGGTGGGCGCCCCTCCCGGATACGTCGGGTACGACGAGGCCGGCCAGCTCACCGAGCGCGTGCGGCGCAACCCGTACTCGATCGTGCTGTTCGACGAGATCGAGAAGGCGCACCCCGACGTGTTCAACCTGCTGCTGCAGGTGCTCGACGACGGGCGCCTCACCGACGGCCAGGGTCGCACGGTCGACTTCCGCAACACGGTGGTCATCATGACCTCGAACCTCGGTTCGGAGTTCCTCGCGTCGCGGTCGGGTGCGCTCGGCTTCGTGGCGTCGACGGATGGCTCGGGGTTCTCCTCTGCTGACGACGTGCGCAACCGCGTGATGGGCAAGGTGCGCGAGGCCATGCGGCCGGAGTTCCTGAACCGCATCGACGAGATCGTGCTGTTCCAGAAGCTGTCCTCGTCTGAGATCACGCAGATCGTGCGCCTCATGCTGGGTGCGACATCCGCTCGCCTCGCTGCTCGCGAGATCGGCTTCGAGGTGACGGATGCCGCGGTCGCGCTCCTCGCGGAGCGCGGCTACGAGCCCGAGTACGGTGCTCGCCCGCTGCGCCGGCTGATCCAGCGCGAGATCGACGACCGCATCGCCGACCTCCTCGTCACCGGCGCCCTCGGCGACGGCGAGGCGGTGCAGGTGGATGCCGCGGACGGCGAGTTCGTCGTGGCATCCGTGCCGAACGCGACGGTGTCGCTGGCCGACGCCGCCTGA
- a CDS encoding DUF6518 family protein: protein MTDSALVPVTSFRVPIAPSAARILFVAAIAFALGGLTSVGQTFLPEDAASLANSTAGWTAPTALLVFSTARSFREAIPAGVVSFVALTLGYAVVSTLRGFPFDPTTWAVIGVLAGPVIGAAAFALRRGRMAAAVGGGLLAGVLIGEGVYGLTVVAATTSPVFWWASIVLGGVLVFVVAARRLRDIRSTMVIISAAAVTAASFVGAYLALGALFAVL from the coding sequence GTGACCGACTCCGCGCTCGTTCCCGTGACCTCGTTCCGCGTGCCGATCGCACCGTCCGCGGCGCGCATCCTCTTCGTCGCCGCGATCGCCTTCGCACTCGGCGGCCTGACCTCGGTCGGGCAGACGTTCCTGCCCGAGGACGCCGCGTCCCTCGCCAACTCCACGGCCGGGTGGACCGCGCCGACCGCGCTGCTCGTGTTCTCCACCGCACGTTCGTTCCGCGAGGCCATTCCGGCGGGCGTGGTTTCGTTCGTCGCGCTGACCTTGGGCTACGCGGTCGTGTCGACGCTGCGCGGCTTCCCCTTCGACCCGACGACCTGGGCGGTCATCGGAGTGCTCGCCGGCCCCGTCATCGGTGCGGCGGCCTTCGCGCTCCGCCGAGGGCGGATGGCGGCCGCCGTCGGTGGTGGGCTGCTCGCCGGCGTCCTGATCGGCGAGGGCGTCTACGGGCTGACCGTCGTCGCTGCGACGACGAGCCCGGTGTTCTGGTGGGCGTCGATCGTCCTCGGCGGCGTGCTCGTCTTCGTCGTCGCCGCGCGCCGGCTCCGCGACATCCGCTCGACGATGGTGATCATCTCGGCCGCCGCGGTGACGGCCGCGTCGTTCGTCGGTGCGTACCTCGCGCTCGGCGCACTGTTCGCGGTGCTGTGA
- a CDS encoding matrixin family metalloprotease, producing MSNDETQQLSPLSRSGGTVKFRIMNAPGKQPALSPGDVAQIIATAFARWEAVSNFDFDETSGDDWIISLAFGDLADYAGADWVKANPKAIAITTYGEDLNQAQRRIMFSDGINWNKEAHDAPGTMVNPVLWFITKAIQNSTVQNLAAVAVHEIGHALGLAHNEDTNSIMQSAVSELNGSMLYFLHDQSLQNVDVQALEQLYGNPFAAAPPPESTAGYAIVGSSFAVGHTNSTGFQTLTAAAWGERQGESVALMSGYAWDQARNAKGYALWFGYLRPLDRVGNRWYVVGGGTFLANRSGLNAPIREQDDETSIESIVDYTVTAPWGSQDGIKRLSARSIAWNQGAGHDVDAIMYLVVRRGEVDGVAPIPTVGAYTNIGTATFHDTYQARTWGRLTAAHAYSIGTGRTWPTNGDTKKYGNAYSQAFITAN from the coding sequence ATGTCCAACGACGAGACCCAGCAGCTGAGCCCGCTCAGCAGGTCTGGCGGGACGGTGAAATTTCGGATCATGAACGCGCCCGGCAAGCAGCCGGCGCTGAGCCCGGGCGACGTCGCGCAGATCATCGCGACGGCGTTCGCGAGATGGGAGGCCGTCTCGAACTTCGACTTCGATGAGACATCCGGCGACGACTGGATCATCTCGCTGGCGTTCGGCGATCTCGCCGACTACGCGGGGGCCGACTGGGTGAAGGCCAATCCGAAGGCGATCGCCATCACGACCTACGGTGAGGACCTGAATCAGGCGCAGCGCCGGATCATGTTCAGCGATGGGATCAACTGGAACAAGGAGGCGCATGACGCGCCGGGCACCATGGTCAACCCGGTGCTCTGGTTCATCACCAAGGCGATCCAGAACTCCACGGTGCAGAACCTCGCCGCGGTCGCGGTGCACGAGATCGGCCATGCGCTGGGCCTCGCGCACAACGAGGACACGAACTCGATCATGCAGTCGGCGGTGTCCGAGCTGAACGGCTCGATGCTGTACTTCCTGCACGACCAGAGCCTGCAGAACGTCGATGTGCAGGCGCTCGAGCAGCTCTACGGCAACCCGTTCGCGGCCGCACCACCACCGGAGTCGACCGCGGGCTATGCGATCGTGGGGTCGAGCTTCGCTGTCGGCCACACGAACAGCACCGGCTTCCAGACGCTGACCGCCGCCGCCTGGGGCGAGCGGCAGGGCGAGTCGGTCGCGCTGATGTCGGGGTACGCCTGGGACCAGGCGCGCAACGCCAAGGGCTACGCCCTCTGGTTCGGGTACCTACGGCCGCTCGATCGCGTCGGCAACCGTTGGTACGTCGTCGGCGGTGGCACGTTCCTCGCGAATCGGTCGGGGCTGAACGCGCCGATCCGCGAACAGGACGACGAGACGAGCATCGAGTCCATCGTCGACTACACCGTGACCGCGCCGTGGGGCAGCCAGGATGGCATCAAGCGGCTCTCTGCGCGGTCGATCGCGTGGAACCAGGGCGCCGGCCACGACGTCGACGCGATCATGTACCTCGTCGTTCGACGCGGCGAGGTCGACGGCGTGGCTCCGATCCCGACCGTGGGCGCGTACACCAACATCGGCACGGCGACATTCCACGACACCTACCAGGCGCGGACGTGGGGCCGGCTCACGGCGGCGCACGCCTACTCGATCGGCACCGGGCGCACCTGGCCGACGAACGGTGACACCAAGAAGTACGGCAACGCGTACTCCCAGGCGTTCATCACGGCGAACTGA